The Ascaphus truei isolate aAscTru1 chromosome 3, aAscTru1.hap1, whole genome shotgun sequence genome includes a region encoding these proteins:
- the CHCHD2 gene encoding coiled-coil-helix-coiled-coil-helix domain-containing protein 2, which produces MPRGSRSRTSRMAPPASRAPVMRSAPPPAARPPAPVAPAPSAVGPAAAAPRQPGLMAQMATTAAGVAVGSAVGHTLGHAMTGGFGGGNSSEPARADITYQEPSAAQPMYQQPQQQQYPPCQYEMKQFLECAQNQSDLKLCEGFGEVLKQCRFANGLS; this is translated from the exons ATGCCGCGGGGAAGCAGGAGCCGCACCTCCAGGATGGCGCCCCCTGCCAG CCGAGCACCAGTAATGAGGTCCGCACCCCCTCCAGCAGCTCGCCCGCCTGCCCCGGTAGCACCTGCTCCTTCTGCAGTaggcccagcagcagcagcacccagacaGCCAGGTCTGATGGCACAGATGGCTACCACAGCCGCTGGAGTGGCAGTCGGCTCTGCAGTGGGACATACTCTAGGCCATGCCATGACTGGAGGATTTGGTGGAGGAAACAGTTCTGAGCCAGCAAGGGCAGACATCACTTACCAG GAGCCCTCTGCTGCCCAGCCCATGTACCAGCAGCCGCAACAGCAGCAGTACCCACCCTGCCAGTATGAGATGAAGCAATTCCTGGAGTGTGCTCAGAACCAGAGCGACCTGAAACTGTGTGAGGGATTCGGAGAGGTGCTGAAACAGTGCCGCTTTGCAAATG GTTTATCATAA